One Streptomyces zhihengii genomic window, CGGACCGAGAACGACCAACTGCGGCGATAGGCCCGCGTTCACCTCGGACAGCAGGTCGAACAGCTCGGCAACCACGATCTGGTAGACCGCGTCAACGAGCTCACCGAGGAAAACCTGCGACTGTCCACCGCGGAACGGCAGGCGACCACCCAGAACGCGGAACTCCAGCAGCGAGTCGCCGAGATCGAAGACGACCTCAGCGCTGCCCGCACCGGCCTCCCCCGCATGATCCGCAGCCAGAATCACGGTCAGCTAGCCTGATCCATCGTCACTTGTCGTTGCCCCCGCTACTCTCCACGGGACCATTGAAGAGAGGGCTCGTCATGGCGGAGCGCACGCCGAGCACCGAAAAGTGCACCGCGGCTGATTGCGAGCGGCCCCAGTGGGCTCGGAGGCTCTGCAACCCATGCTTGAGCAGGGCATACCGGCGAGGCGAGATCGAGCGCGTTCAGGTCCACGGGCGGACCGGGTGCGACGTGAAGGGTTGCGAGAGCCCACATCACGCGAACGGCCACTGCAAGATCCACAACGCAAACGAGCGTCGGATAGGCCAGCCCGTGGCTCCCAAAGTGGTAATCCGAGGCACCATCGAGGAACGATGGCTCGCGAAGGTCATTCCCACCCCTGACGGCCACTGGCTCTGGCCCGAGTCACCGAAGGGATGCCCCTACCCCAAGCTAGGCGGCAAAATCGATGGAAGGTGGACGACTGAGTATGCCCACCACGTCGCCTATCGCTGGGCTCATGGCGCCTTGCCCGAGTCGGGGGTCGTCCACCACACCTGCGGTTTGAGGCTGTGCTCCAACCCGGACCATCTCCAGTCCGTCGACGCCGTTGCGAACATCCTGGAGATGAAGCAGCGGATCAGCCTGGAGCGTGAGATCGAGATGCTCACCGCGGCCGTTGCCGCTCTTGAGGCTGCTCTTGGTCTGGATGTTCCCATTGACGACCAGGAAGGGGGCAACGATGCCTCGATGGCCTAAGGAACGCGAAGCTCGCGGCTGTGGCATCGAGGGCTGCGAGGGGAAGCACGTCGGCAAGGGCTACTGCAAGAAGCACCTCTATCGACTGAACACCAACGGTGACCCTCTCGCCGTCCGACACCGGATACATACCGGCACCGTTGAGGAGCGTTTCTGGAAGAAGGTCGTGACTGGGCCGGATGACTGCCTGCTGTGGTCTGGTGCGAAGATCCCGGACGCGTCACGGGACGACGAGGACCGCTACGGGATGTGGACCTGGGACACACCCGACGGGACCCAAAGGCAGCTCGCTCACCGATTCGCCTATGAGTCCAAATTCGGGAAAATCCCCGAAGGCGCGCAGCTCCACCACACATGCGCCCGCCGCGGGTGCGTTAATCCGGCGCATCTTCAACTGGCCACCGCTCTGGAGAACACCGCCGAAAGCCTCCAACGCAAGCACCTCACAGCGAAGCGCGATGCCCTGGTCGCCCGATACGCGGAGCTGGCCTTGATGGCTCAGCACCTGAACATCCCACTCCAAGAGTGCCCCGTCGAGCCCAACAAAGATGAGCCGGAGGCCCCGGGGACACTGTTCTGACCCCGCACCAGCAGTGGGCCTATCGCTCCAACGTCCCTTATGTCACTGCCATGCGCACACGTCCCTGACCAGCATTAATTCGCTCCCGACCCGAGATAATGATCTGGTGCAGCGCCGTGACGTAGTAGATGACCCGCACCCCGTCGACGTCGTCGCTGTAGTCGCGCAGCAGGGTGTCGGGCACCGGGGTGCCCAGCTCGGGGTTGACGCTGATCGCGACGATCGCCCGGTCAAGGCGGTGCGTTTCACTCGCCGTCAGCTTCGCCAGCTGGCTCAGCGCGGGCTCCACCCTGACAACCTGGGACCGGCGTGGCGCGTGCTCAGGCGACACGGGGCTCCTCGCCGGCCAGGCGCTCCAGGTGCGCGTCGCGGGCCTCCTCCCACAGCACGCCCGTCTCCGGGGACGGGTAGCCGTGGGCGGCGATGTCCTCCAGCACCGAGGCGAGAACGTCGACCTTCGCGCGCTGGTCTGCCGCGTACGCACGAGCCGACGCGGCGGCCTGCTCGTCGAGGGGCTGGCGGTCGGACGAGGGCCGGCTGCTCGCTCATCGGCAACTCCTGGGCTTCTGTCTGGCGTGTGTCACCACGGTATCGCCGGGCCGCACCACTGAACCCTCATACGAGTGAACCGGGCCGAACGTCGACTTGTCCCTTGCCGCACGGTGCTGCGCCCAGCAACCCAGCAACGGCGAGGGGGACATGCCGGTGCAGTTGCCGCCGCCTCGACGGATCGCCCCCACGTCGGCGGGGAGGACGACCCGGCGGCGCAGCGGCGCACGTTCGGGGACGGAGCACCCCCGCGGTCGCGGGGGTGTTCCGCTGTCGCTGGATCTCGCGTCCGGCCATGGCCAGTCCTCCCCGCCGACGCGCCCCTGCTGCGCCCCCAGTGCGCGTTGAGGGCTTCTTCGTGCCTCTGCTGAATGCGGGTTCCTCGGGCATGCTGTTCGGCTTCAACGGGCTGGGAGGTGGAGGTGTCCGCGGTGTGGCGGTCGGAGCAGGTGCTGCATCTGCCGACGTTCTGGAAGGGCCTGCCGCCGGGCTCGGAGTTGAAGCGGGAGCTTGCGCAGCCAGTGGAGTACGCGGCCCGGTGGATGGTGCCGGCCAGGTTGCTGGCTTTGGGGCTGATGCTGATAGTCCATGACGCGGTCGGCTACGGGATGCTGACTCTGGTGGGGGCTGGGGTGTCGGGGTGGTGGATGCGACTGCTGACGGGCCGGGCCAGGGATGCGCGGGACGTGTGGGCGAGGTCGATGTACTGCCGGGTGTGCCCGGCTGCCTTCGTGGCCGTGTAGGCGAGGGACAGGCCACTACGGCTGGGTAGGTCACAGGATCGCCTCAATGCCCGCGGTCGCCGGTTTGGGGTTGGCGGCGGGTGGGAGTTTCCGCGCATGACCACTCCACCAGGTATCAACCTGTCGACGAAGATGCGGTACTGCCGCCTGGGGCGGCGGCAGTTGGATGCCCTGTTCACTGTGGCCTCGCAGGGCTTCCAGCCGTCTGAGGTCGCGGTGTCGCACACCCGGCACAATCACACGTACACCGCCGGGACACTTGGTGCTCTGATAGCTGTGGTGACAGCTGCGCCACTGCCGAGCCCGGTCGACGCGTGGGACAACTTACGGTTCACGGCCACGGACCCGTCCGGCCGGCGGAGCATCGAGATGGACCTGTCGGCGAAGGAGGTGTCGACGGCGGTGCGTGGCTCGGACGCAACGTTGGTCTACGGGGCAGAGACTCAGATCAGGCTCTTCCTGCAAGACAAGTCCGTAGGTGGTCTTCCCCATGGGGCGCAACCAGGCATGCCCCGAGGCGTTGCGTGGTTCACAGCTGTCGCAGGTTTCGTCCTGCTGTACTGGCTCGTCGCTCTTGCTCTGATCGCTAACGGCAGGAGGGGAGCCTCGAGGCTTGAGGAGCTCGTTCTGTACTCCGGGCCACCGGCTGCTGGGCTGGCGCTGGTGTTCTGTGGGGCGATGATTGCGGCGTACTCGGTCGTTTCGCTCCGGTCCTTGAAGCCTGTCCTCGCGCCGACGCGGGATCTGCCAGTGGGGGGTATGTGGTCGCGGTTGGGGGCGATCGAGAAGATCACTGCGGTGGGGGTGGCCGTGGCTGCTGTCGGCGTGGTCGGGACGCTGCTGTCCGCCGGCGCGGACGTGTTCTGAGGGCTGGACGGCTGGCTCGGAGGGGCGACGTTCGCGACCGCACGTTTCGGGCATGGCGAGGGCGCAGCGCCTCCTCGACGAGGAGGGCAGCTTCCTCGACGGTCTCGAGAGGGATCTCGACGCCCGGCACTCCCCCGCGGCAGATCGGGGTGCCGCTGCGTGAGCATGTGCCTTCACGTGGATCTCTCCTGGATCCTCGAGGTCGCGGAGCGCGCCGGCCATCGCGATCCCTCTCCCGACGACTGGGGTGTCCCGCTCGCCGCGGTCGCCCGTCACCGCGCGGAGCTGCTGGAATCTGCGGTCTATCAGGGCGCCTACGCCCGCGCTGTCGCCCTCGTCCACACCCTCGGTCGGCTGCGCTGGCTGGAGCACTCCAGTCTCAGCGTGGCGTGTGTGGTGGCGGTGATGTATCCAGTGCTCTGGCCGGGAAGGTTTGCGGGGTTGTTCGCACGAGCCGGTTGCCGTGCTGATCCCTGGCTGGCCGGGTCTGGAGGGCCTGGGATGATCGGCGACATGACGTGCGATGTGTGCGGTGGTGAGTTGCCCGGTGCCCCCGATTCGTTTCCGCCGGTGTGCACGTCCGTGACATGGCGTCGATGTTGGTCACTCGTTGGGCTGGTTCTCAGTGATGATTTTGCGGATGCCGGTCCGCAATAGTGGCTGAAGGGATCGGACGGCGAATTCTTCGAACGACCACTCGACGGCGCCTGAGCGGGTGCTGGCGTCCTGGAGGGACTCCAAGGCGACGAGGGCGCGGTCCTGGGTCGTGATGCCTTGCAAGATTTCCGTGAGGACATCGCGGACATGCCAGCGGATGTGGTTAAAGCCAAGCCCCGGGAGAGCACGAATAGTGTGCCTCAGGATCTGCAAGTCCCAGGTGGCGACGACGGCTCGGTGGCAGAAGTCCGCCAGTCCGTCGCAGTCTTCGAAGCCGAATTCACGGTAGGTCTCGATGAAGTTGCAGAACTTCTCGTAGACGGTCAAGAAGGCGACGGCGTCCCACTTCCAGGTGGCCGCGATACCGTTGGTTGACATGCGAACGAGGATCGGCACGACATCCACGAGGTCATCGGAGGGGATGCCCTGCGTCCAGAGCAGGAACTCTTCGATAGCTGAGACGTCGGGAGAGTCCAAGGTCAAGCGGGGTGACAGCAACCTGGCGATCGTTTCGTCCGACTGCCACTCGGGGCTCGTCGCGAGAGCCCTGTTAATGGCTTCCAGGAGTTGGCGGGGATTTTCATATCGCTGTGCGTACTTTGCCGTCGCGCGCTGAATCACGGGTGAGAGCGGACTGGTGGGGACGTCATTGTCCACAAAGGGCGGCTGACCGGTGACCAAGTGCTGGAGGATCTTGCCGAGGGAGTAGACATCGGCGCGAGCATCTACTGTCTTGGCGGCATTCCACTGCTCGGGAGCCGCGTAGAGGCGGGTGCCAAGCCCGTCTCCGGTCATAGTCAGCGTCGTCGTCGTAGGTTGCTCCTCGCGCGCCAGCCCGAAGTCGCTGATGGCCCACTGCCCATCGGAGGTTCTGAGCACGTTGGCGGGTTTCAGGTCGCGGTGGAACACACCAGCGTCATGGACGTAGGAGAGGCCGTTGCAGAGCTGGGTCATCACATCGGCGATCTCGACATCCTTCCCCTCGAACTCTGTGATGACGTCGTGAAGGCTGCCCTGCGCGAGGGGCATCGCGTACCAGATTTCGTCCTGATTCGACATGTCGCCATGGGCGATGACGGGAATTACGTTCGAGTGTGTCAAGCCGGTCAGGACACGCAGTTCCCGCTTGAACCGCCGTGCCGCATCCCCGTCTAGGTCTTGGATGTCACGCTGGATCTTGACGGCGACGGGCTGGCCGGTCTGGCGGTCAAGAGCACGGTGAACGTCGGCGAACCCGCCCTTGTCAATGAGAGCCTCGACCTCGAACCGGTCCCCGATGAGGCGACGGGCCCGGGCGGCGGGGGGCCGGCCGGGCCCAGTGCTGCGCCAGGCCGACGAGGACCACGTCGCAATCACGTCGAGGTCCCAGATTGGTCCTTGCGCGATCTCGACGACCGGGGGCGGGAAACTGGCCCGTTGACGGAGAACGGCCAGCCGCTGCGGGCTCATTCCCAGAAGCTCGGCAACTTCAGAAACCCCACCCGGACGCATCCCGACCACCCCTATGACTTATTGGTTGAGGAGATCTCAACCGTAACAGAACGTGGCCGTGTGGCGACTATCCGCATCTAGCGCTTGCCTCCCTCCATCGGGGGCGGGGTGGGGCGGGTTGATCTCGGGCGGGGTGATGTCCAGTCAGTCGGCGTGGGCGAGGACCTGGTCGGTGATCTGCTCGGCCGCCTGGTCCGGTGCAGTGGCCCCGGCCCGGGTGCGCATCAGGTAGCGGCGTGCTTCGGCCAGTACGTGGCGGCGGCGGAACGTCGTACGCCGCTCGGACACGTGGGCCAGGACTTCTTCGGCCGCCGCGGCGGGGTCGAACGCGGTCGGGGCGGGCCGCTGTCCGGCGGCGGCGCGGGCGGTGGCGAGCAGGTTGTCGACGACCTCCCGGTTGGTGGCCGCGATCGCCCGGCGCCGCCACTCGGCGAGCAGGTCATCCAGGGAGCGTGCCTGCCGCTTGGGCGGGCGGGTCCTTACGGTGGCCTGCCACTGCAGCCGGGTCCGGGCCGACCGAGCGGGCTGGCGGCCGTGGCGGCGCCGGTAGTCGTCGAAGAGGGACTCGGCCATGTTGCGCACCGCGGTCGAGCGCTGCGCAAACGCGGCGCGCAGCCGAGCGTCGATGCCGATGACCTGCATCACCGGCCGCTGGCCGGGGGTGACCTCCACTTCTTCGGTGGCGAGCCCGAGGCGGGCGCAGGCGAGTTCGAGCGCGCGCTGGTTGAACAGCTCGCTGGCGACGACGACGTCGCGCAGCAGGAGGCGGGAGTCCAGGTTGCGCCAGCGCCCGTCGGGGCCCTTCACCCGTGGGGATATGACCGCGTGCTCGTGGAGCATCGGGTCGCCCGCGCGGGATTCGTAGTGCAGGTAGACGGTGGCCAGCAGCCCGGGTTCGGCCTGCTGTTGGGCGACACCGCCCGGACCGGTGCGCACCGCGAGGGCGTTGTGCTCGATCCAGGCCAGGGTCTCGGTGCGGGCCTGGGCCAGGACCTCGAGGACGATGCGGCGTACCTCGGGGCCGCCGAGCGCGAACAGCAGCGAGAGTTCCTCGCTGGAGAAGGTGAGGTCGTATCCGGTCACGGCGCGGCGCTGTGGGCCGCTGCGGGCGGCCAGGTACCGGCCGAGCTCGGCGCCGTCCGCGGGGGTGCGGTGGTACTCGGCCTCGAAGGTGCGCGCCGCACACCGCATGCGCACGTCCTTGGTCTCGGCCTTCGTCAGCGGGCGGCACAGCCGGTCGCTGACGTGCTCGATCTCCTGGTCGAGCGGGGAGAGTTCGGCCAGGTGCGGCACGGCCGGCCCGAGTATGGCGGCCGTCATGGCCCGCTTGAGGGAGGCTCCGGCGCCCAGTTCGTGGGCGGCGATCTCCTCGGCGTCGGGGTGCATGCCGAGCCCGTACAGGGCCCGCATCTGCGCGTCGCTCACGATCCCGGACAGCCCCAGAGCGCGCGCGGCCTGCCCGTGCCACACCCCGGGCGGTACTCCGGGCGCGCTGGAGGACACTGTCAGCTCGGCACCCGGGGCGCCGTCGCCGCGGGCGATGTTGCGACGGTAGTAGCGCTGCCGTCCCGCGGTGAACGCGTTCGCTGTCATCCCCGCGACGCCAGAAGATCACCGCGTGCAGGGCCGGTGCGGCACCGCCCGGCCCGGGACCCCGAACTTCCCAGGGCCCGAAAGACGACCTTGGAACGCGTCCCGCCGGAAGGGAAAACCCTGCTTGAGCATGGGCAGGCGTCAAAAGTGCCAGAGGTGTACAGGGACTGAACCGTCATCGGCCGGCGACCGCACAGCCACGTCCCTCACCAACCTGCCCATCAACCGGGCACCACCCGGCCTCCACACACCACCGGCACGCACCGACACTCTGGGTTCCGCCACCCCATCGCCCGGGGACGTTCCTGAACGGGGTTCTGTCCTGCCTGCTCGGGCGTCGTCCCGTGAGCGGGACCGGGCGCAGCGAGAGGCGTGCTACGGCCTGGGACGGGGGTGACGTGGCCGCCCTGGCGGGGGTGGGGGCCAGCTGAGACTGACCGGGCGCGGCCTGCCACAGGGGTGGGCGCCAAATGCCGGGAGGTGGCTGTGGTGGCGTCGAGCCGGACCAAGGGGAAGGGGAAGAACAGCGCGACTCTGGCGCGCCGGAAGGCGGCGCTGAAGCGTGCCGCGGAGCGGATGGCTGAGCGGCGGCGGGCGGCGGAGGAAGCGGAGGCGCAGCGACTGCGCCAGGAGGCGGCGTTTGACGAGCTGGTGGCCGACTTCGAGCTGGCGGTTCAGGACGGGGCCGGGTGCGGATCGACGCGGCGAAGACTGCGGCGGCGCGGGTCGTGCTGGCGAGGGGTGAGGCTGGGGAGACGGTGGCCGGGTGCGGTCAGCGGTTGGGTGTGGGGGTGGATCGGATCAAGGAGCTGCGGCGGCTGGGGCGCGAGGGCCTGGCCGCCGAGGGCGCGGCGCCGGAGAAGGGGAAGGCGCGGCGCTGGAGTCGGTGGGCGGGGCGGGTCGGGAGCAGCAGCGGGATGGTGGGCGGGGGCGGGCGGGCGCTTCCCCGGTGACGGCTTTGGCTGTTCTCCCGGCGTCGGGGGCGGCTTCGGTCCGGTCTGCTCCTTCGGCGGCTGTCCCGGGTGTTCCGTCGCCCGGTACGCCGGCCGGGTTTTCGGGGGCGCCGGGCGGTGGGGGTGGAGTGGGGGCGGGGTGGCCGGAGTCGACGCGGTGACGGTGGTGTGTCGGGGCGGGCAGAGGCGCTGGCTGCCGAGCGGGGGTGCGGTGGCCGGGGCCGGGGGGTGGGGGTGAGCGCTGGTGGTTCGACCAGGGTGCGGCGGGGCCTGGGGGGGGTGGTGGTCTGGGGGGCGGGCGGCTGCTGCTGGGGCGGGTAGGAGGCGGCGGGGGTCTGCTGCTGTTGCCAGGCGGCCGGTGCGGTGGCCTGGTGTGGGGGGGACGTGGCCGGTGATGCGGCCGGGGTTGGTGTCTTTGAGGTAGACGGTGACGGGGGGCCTGGTCGGCGACGAAGATGCGTTCGTGGATGCCGGGCGGGGTGAGGATCCACCAGATGGTGTCGTCGCGGCGCTGGGTGTGGCGGATGAGTGGTGGGGGGAGGGTGACCTCGTCGGTGATGCCGGTGTCCGGGTGGGTCTCGGGGACCGTGATGTGGTCGGCGGCGCTGAAGAGACCGGCGTACTGGGCAAGTTCGTTGATGGTGGTCTCGTGCTTCACGGCGCTCCCCCCTTCTGGTTGTGGCCTGGGTCTGTGAGTTCGCTTGGGACGGTAGGCGGCCTGGGGGGGCGGGGCGGGTGCCGGGGGGCGGGATACGGGTCGGGGTGGCGGGAGCGCGGGGCGGGAACACGGAGCGGCCCCGCGCTGGGACAGGTGTCCGGGCACGGGGCCGTAAAGGGGCGGGGGCTACGTGGTGGTCATGGCGAGGGCCGTGACCTCGTCGTCGTCGGGGATAGGGCCCGGTCCCCGGCCTCCTGATGCGGGGGCCGGGGGCGGGGCGGCGTCAGTGGTCTTCGGGTTCGAGGGCTTCGGCGAACGGCCGACCGCCAGGTGCGGGTCGTGGAATTCGATGGTGTCTGAGCCCTCCAGTGCCAGTTCGTCCCGGGCCGCGGCCTCGGTGGGGGCGTTGACGTAGACGGTGGTCAGGCCGGGGACGATGAGTGCGTACGTGGTGCCGGGGGCTTGGTCGGCCGGGCCGGTGGTGGTCGGGGCGTGCCGGGGTGTGGGTGGTCTTGGGGCTCCTCGTGGGTGCGGTGCTGGGTGGATGCCGGCGCGGGGCGCGGCGGGCACATGGTCGGGGGCGGGGGCGTTGGGGCGACAAGGGTGGGCGGGGGCGGCTTCGGTCTGGTGCGTGGCGCGGGCCGGGGGCTTGCTGGCCGGGCGCCGTGGGACGTGGTGGGGGGTGGGGTGGGCGGGCGGCCCCGTGCCGGGATGGGGTTCGGGCGCGGGGCCGTAAGGGGGCGGGGGTGGTTATTCGGTGATGTAGGTCTGGTGCATGTGCGTGTCGTCGAAGGTGGCCTTCAGCAGGAAGCGGGTGGCGCCGTCGGTGGCGGCTTGGCGGAGCATGCCGAGCAGGGTGGTGCCGTCCTCGAAGATGGGGGTGGTCAGGTCGATGGATTCGCGGAAGTCGTCGCCGCCGAGGATGGAGCGGGCGTCGGTGCCCGGTCCCCAGCCGTCGACGTGGACGACGGTGGGCAGGTACGTGTCGTCGGGGGTGTCGGTGGGGTCCTGGCCGTTGTTCATGAGGTGGGTGCCGTCGTCCTTGACCCACCACAGGCGGGGCGTGGCCTCGGTTTCCGCGTAGCCGAGCTTGTGCTGGTCGGCGGCGGCGAGGACCTTGGCGAGGGGGAAGACGAGCGTGGCCTTCTTCTGGTTGTGGGCGGTGTTGGCCGTGACGACGTCCAGCAGGGGGTCGGTGCTGGTGTGGGAGATCGGCGGGATGGTCATGGTGCCGAGGAATTCGTTGAGCCAGTCGGGACGCTGGTCTGGGGGCAGGGCGAGTAATCGCCGTGTCTCGGCTGGGTCGCCCGGGGCGGCGGGGCGCCGCCGGTCGGCTCGGTGGTCAGGTCGCGGAACCACTGGGGGCGGGCGTCGGGGGCAAGGGTGAGGAGCGCTTCGACGTCTTTGAAGGGGTGGGGTTGCCCGTACCGTGCCGGGGCGGGTGGTAAGGGCTGCAACGGAATGCGGCCCCGCGCCTGCCGGGGTGTCCGGTGGCGTGGGGCCGGGCGGGGCGGTGAGCCGGTGGGTGTCAGGAACGTGTCGGGGCGGGGTTGCCGCTGGTCAGGACGTGGACGAAACCGGTGGCGTGCCGCCAGGCGGCCGGGCAGGCGGCGTGGTGGCGGGGGCGATGGTGAGCATGGCGGTCACGTCGCCGGGGGTGTCGGGGAGTTCGGTCGTCACAGGTCCCACGTCAGCGTCGGGAACAGTCGGCGGGTCTGGGCCTCGGCCCAGGGCTGGACCGTGTCCCACGCCTCCTGGCCCGGCTCGGCGTGCCAGACGGGAGGGCCGCCGGGGGGACGGTGGCGGGCCGGGAGAGCGGGAAGCTGGACACCGCTCCCCCGGCCCGGTCAACGCACTGTGTCGGCGTGGGGAGCAAGGGGCGCAACACGCTGATCGAGCTGGCGTGTTGGACGGGACCGGAAGCGCGCGGCGGGGTGCCGGACGGTTTCCCGGGGGGTCAGCGGCGCTTACGCCTGGTGCTGGCGGAGTGCTCGCCGCTGAGGGTCCGCTCCCGGCTGGACACGGTGAACTGCCGGGTGGACAGGTCGAAGACCACCCAGGGGGCGTGAGCGTGGGCGGCGGTGCTGGCGTAGGGCTGGTGCTGCCAGTCGTTGCGGGTGCCGTAGAGGTCGTGGAAGTGGGGGAAGCGTCCGGCGGTGATGAGGGCGTTCAGGTCGTCGGCGAGGTTCTGCCACAGCGGATCAGTCCCGGAGCCCGTGGTGCCGGTGGTGCCCGTGCCGGTGCCCGTGGTGCTGGTGGTGGCCATGATGATGCTCCGCTTCTCGAAAGGAGGGGCGGCCCGGCGGGTGCGGGGTGGTGGTCACCCCTTGGGCCGGGCTGGCGCGCGCTGACCGTGGACGGTCGGGGCCCAACGACCGCCGAGGTCGGCCATGGTGGCAAGGTAGGCGTCGCGCAGCCGGGTGTACCAGCCATCCACATAGCGGCCGTTGTCACGGCGCACCCACCCCTCGCTGGGGGCAACGTCGTAGCCGAGCTCCACCGCGTAGGCGACGGTCGGGGTCGCGTACCAGGCCGGGCACTCGGGGCGGTCGCCCTTCGGCGTGAACGGCGACGGCAGCAGACTGCCATCCAGCCCCACCCACGCCTTGCCCACCTTCACCTGCGACAGGCCCACACCGCTGAGGTCAACCAGCCAACTGCGCTGTCGACGCAGTACGCCCTTCTCTCAACCACGTGGCTTGGGCGATTCAGGGCAACGACCGGTCAACGACTCAATGTACGCCGACAGGAGTTGCAACGTCATATCGGAAAGGTAGGCCGTTTCCGTGTGTCCGCGATACTTCATCTGATCGGCGGCCAACGCTTTCGGGATGCCCTGCCCTCGAACCCAGGCCTTGATTTGCCGCTCAAATGCCCATGCATCTCTCGTGAGGTCGAAGTTCCAACGTGCGACCAGCCTCCAGTGCTGGGAGAGGTGTTGGGCCAGCCTCTGTTCGAGGTTGGCAATGCCCCACTTAAGCGCCTGGTGACCGTCGTGAACCACGAGGTAGAGGTAGCCGGGCTTGCTAGGGTCGATGCCGCGCTCTGCACAGAAACCGCACCCTCCCTGCGAGCCCCGTATGTTGTGCAAGGTCGGGCCCGGGTCAAGGACCATCTCGCACTTCTTGCAGCGGGATTTCCAGGGAACCTCCGTGCTGCCAGGATAGGGAACGAGCGGATCGAGCGCCTTCTCCAACATGCTGGCGATGGCTTCTTCCTCGGAGACTCTCAACGCTTGTGCGATCTTCTCAGAGCGGCATGACCAGCATTGATGACCGCGGAGGCGGACCTTCGCGTACGTCGGATTTCCAACATGACCGCACCGACTGCAGCGGCACAGCCAGGGTTGAAGTGATCCGGGGTAGTCCACGAGAGGAACCAGATCGGCTTCACGCATGGCCTTCCGCGCGTGTTCGTCGATGACATCACGTCCAGCGCAGTTGGTGCAGCCGCCGCGGCCTTTTTGGACGTGGGCCAACCTCTTCGGCTTGATGGCCCCGCAATGGATGCACCTGGCAGACCATGGTTTCCCCGCCCCCGGGTAGTCCTCCAGTGGAGACCAGCCCCACTGGAGCATGACTGCGCAGGCCCCCTCTGTATCGCGAATGAGTTTCGCTGCGATCTTGCGCGAACGGCAGGTCCTGCTGCAGACCCC contains:
- a CDS encoding HNH endonuclease signature motif containing protein, whose translation is MPRWPKEREARGCGIEGCEGKHVGKGYCKKHLYRLNTNGDPLAVRHRIHTGTVEERFWKKVVTGPDDCLLWSGAKIPDASRDDEDRYGMWTWDTPDGTQRQLAHRFAYESKFGKIPEGAQLHHTCARRGCVNPAHLQLATALENTAESLQRKHLTAKRDALVARYAELALMAQHLNIPLQECPVEPNKDEPEAPGTLF
- a CDS encoding HNH endonuclease, with protein sequence MAERTPSTEKCTAADCERPQWARRLCNPCLSRAYRRGEIERVQVHGRTGCDVKGCESPHHANGHCKIHNANERRIGQPVAPKVVIRGTIEERWLAKVIPTPDGHWLWPESPKGCPYPKLGGKIDGRWTTEYAHHVAYRWAHGALPESGVVHHTCGLRLCSNPDHLQSVDAVANILEMKQRISLEREIEMLTAAVAALEAALGLDVPIDDQEGGNDASMA
- the mobF gene encoding MobF family relaxase, with translation MTANAFTAGRQRYYRRNIARGDGAPGAELTVSSSAPGVPPGVWHGQAARALGLSGIVSDAQMRALYGLGMHPDAEEIAAHELGAGASLKRAMTAAILGPAVPHLAELSPLDQEIEHVSDRLCRPLTKAETKDVRMRCAARTFEAEYHRTPADGAELGRYLAARSGPQRRAVTGYDLTFSSEELSLLFALGGPEVRRIVLEVLAQARTETLAWIEHNALAVRTGPGGVAQQQAEPGLLATVYLHYESRAGDPMLHEHAVISPRVKGPDGRWRNLDSRLLLRDVVVASELFNQRALELACARLGLATEEVEVTPGQRPVMQVIGIDARLRAAFAQRSTAVRNMAESLFDDYRRRHGRQPARSARTRLQWQATVRTRPPKRQARSLDDLLAEWRRRAIAATNREVVDNLLATARAAAGQRPAPTAFDPAAAAEEVLAHVSERRTTFRRRHVLAEARRYLMRTRAGATAPDQAAEQITDQVLAHAD
- a CDS encoding serine/threonine-protein kinase, producing the protein MSPQRLAVLRQRASFPPPVVEIAQGPIWDLDVIATWSSSAWRSTGPGRPPAARARRLIGDRFEVEALIDKGGFADVHRALDRQTGQPVAVKIQRDIQDLDGDAARRFKRELRVLTGLTHSNVIPVIAHGDMSNQDEIWYAMPLAQGSLHDVITEFEGKDVEIADVMTQLCNGLSYVHDAGVFHRDLKPANVLRTSDGQWAISDFGLAREEQPTTTTLTMTGDGLGTRLYAAPEQWNAAKTVDARADVYSLGKILQHLVTGQPPFVDNDVPTSPLSPVIQRATAKYAQRYENPRQLLEAINRALATSPEWQSDETIARLLSPRLTLDSPDVSAIEEFLLWTQGIPSDDLVDVVPILVRMSTNGIAATWKWDAVAFLTVYEKFCNFIETYREFGFEDCDGLADFCHRAVVATWDLQILRHTIRALPGLGFNHIRWHVRDVLTEILQGITTQDRALVALESLQDASTRSGAVEWSFEEFAVRSLQPLLRTGIRKIITENQPNE